One Nostocoides sp. HKS02 genomic window carries:
- a CDS encoding ABC transporter permease, whose translation MSGGRGQRAAFRRRQDVLRWVVVTVVLLFFFTPLVASLDFTTRDASGNRSLQTWTTLLNFPAISQRYPDLQAGFLASVGLAVLTVGIMLVLLVPTMTWVRLRVPGATRTVEFLCLLPLTVPAIVLVVGLTPVYAWVTYFLGGATIWLAFAYVVLVLPYAYRAIDAGLRAIDVRTLSEAARSLGASWPTVMARVILPNLRTAVLSASFLAVALTLGEFTIANLFSRTNLQVAMFLLGKSDAQISVAVGLASLVFAFLVLFAMSFVGGQRGAVAPLARLRRNRKETR comes from the coding sequence ATGAGCGGCGGCCGGGGGCAGCGGGCGGCCTTCCGCCGCCGCCAGGACGTCCTGCGGTGGGTGGTCGTCACCGTGGTCCTGCTCTTCTTCTTCACCCCGCTGGTCGCGAGCCTGGACTTCACGACCCGCGACGCCTCGGGCAACCGCAGCCTCCAGACGTGGACCACCTTGCTCAACTTCCCTGCGATCTCCCAGCGGTACCCCGACCTGCAGGCAGGCTTCCTCGCCTCGGTCGGTCTGGCGGTGCTCACGGTCGGGATCATGCTCGTCCTGCTCGTCCCGACGATGACCTGGGTCCGGCTGCGGGTCCCGGGGGCGACGCGCACCGTCGAGTTCCTCTGCCTGCTGCCGCTGACGGTGCCGGCCATCGTGCTCGTCGTGGGCCTCACCCCGGTCTACGCCTGGGTGACCTACTTCCTCGGCGGCGCGACGATCTGGCTGGCCTTCGCCTACGTCGTACTGGTGCTGCCCTATGCGTACCGCGCCATCGACGCCGGACTGCGAGCCATCGACGTCCGCACGCTCAGCGAGGCCGCGCGCTCGCTCGGGGCGAGCTGGCCGACGGTCATGGCGCGGGTCATCCTGCCCAACCTGCGCACCGCCGTGCTGTCGGCATCCTTCCTCGCAGTGGCCCTCACCCTGGGCGAGTTCACCATCGCCAACCTGTTCAGCCGCACCAACCTCCAGGTGGCGATGTTCCTGCTGGGCAAGTCCGACGCGCAGATCTCGGTCGCTGTCGGCCTGGCTTCGCTCGTCTTCGCCTTCCTGGTCCTGTTCGCCATGTCGTTCGTGGGCGGCCAGCGCGGGGCCGTCGCCCCGCTGGCCCGCCTGCGCCGCAACCGCAAGGAGACCCGATGA
- a CDS encoding ABC transporter permease subunit — MADRPARRALGGRRPSGALLGVVPFFAYVAVFLIIPTLVVVIGAFVGGKGGFTLSNLRALGQPAVTTALWHSVVLSAVTALAGAVIGALLAYAVSTGRPGGVLKKFITSLCGVLAQFGGVALAFAFLATFSATGYLTKVLTSAGLDSSGGLWLYEWDKGLMLVYLYFQIPLMLIVFLPAVEGLKPQWREATETLGGSTFLYWRKVAAPILMPSFIGGLLLLFTNAFSAYATAAALVSQGSPLLPLEIGGTFTSEVILGQENVGKAMALEMVVVVAVVMTAYVILDRRASRWLVR; from the coding sequence TTGGCTGACCGACCCGCTCGCAGGGCGCTCGGTGGCCGCCGGCCATCGGGCGCCCTGCTCGGCGTCGTCCCGTTCTTCGCCTACGTCGCGGTGTTCCTCATCATCCCGACGCTGGTCGTCGTCATCGGGGCCTTCGTCGGCGGCAAGGGCGGGTTCACCCTGTCCAACCTCCGGGCGCTGGGCCAGCCGGCCGTCACCACCGCCTTGTGGCACTCGGTGGTGCTCTCGGCGGTGACCGCGCTGGCCGGCGCGGTGATCGGTGCCCTCCTCGCGTATGCCGTGTCCACCGGGAGACCCGGCGGGGTCCTCAAGAAGTTCATCACCTCGCTGTGTGGCGTGCTCGCGCAGTTCGGTGGCGTCGCACTGGCCTTCGCCTTCCTCGCCACCTTCAGCGCCACCGGCTACCTCACGAAGGTCCTCACGAGCGCGGGCCTCGACTCCAGCGGCGGCCTCTGGCTGTACGAGTGGGACAAGGGCCTGATGCTCGTCTACCTGTACTTCCAGATCCCGTTGATGCTCATCGTCTTCCTCCCGGCCGTCGAGGGGCTCAAGCCACAGTGGCGGGAGGCGACGGAGACGCTGGGGGGCAGCACCTTCCTCTACTGGCGCAAGGTGGCCGCGCCGATCCTCATGCCCTCGTTCATCGGCGGTCTGCTGCTGCTGTTCACGAACGCGTTCAGCGCGTATGCCACCGCCGCGGCCCTGGTCTCGCAGGGGTCACCCCTGCTACCCCTCGAGATCGGCGGCACCTTCACCTCCGAGGTCATCCTCGGCCAGGAGAACGTCGGCAAGGCGATGGCCCTGGAGATGGTGGTCGTGGTCGCCGTCGTCATGACGGCCTACGTCATCCTCGACCGGCGCGCGTCGCGGTGGCTCGTCCGATGA
- a CDS encoding phospho-sugar mutase — protein MYAARHGRNGTTAPSAAETLAQELIDAAQAWVDDDPDHETRVELGTALAKAKQGDAAAVADLADRFSGLLEFGTAGLRGALGAGPNRMNRSVVIRAAAGLTAYLKATAPEPFVVIGYDARRNSDVFARDTAAVVVGAGGRAAVLPHTLPTPVLAFAIRHLGADAGVMVTASHNPPQDNGYKVYLGDGSQIVPPADVEIGRKIARIAAVADVPLADDGWETLGDDVLAAYLEATAAVVAPESPRDLSVVHTALHGVGSDTLLRVFDLAGFPAPTPVESQQHPDADFPTVSFPNPEEPGAIDAALDLARSTHPDLVLANDPDADRCAVAVPDGGEWHMLRGDEVGALLGSHVLERGVDDDAVFACSIVSSRLLAAMASAAGIRHEETLTGFKWIARVEGLRYGYEEALGYCVDPGHVRDKDGVSACLLMAELAATLKAQGRTLTDRLDELAVAHGVHATDAFSVRVADLSLIGTVMARLRENPPQAIAGLSVARADDLALGSDRLPPTDGLRYYLEDNSRVIVRPSGTEPKLKVYLEVIEPVADAAALAESKAAAAARLARVREAMGALTTL, from the coding sequence ATGTATGCCGCGCGGCACGGACGGAACGGGACGACGGCGCCTTCGGCTGCCGAGACGCTCGCCCAGGAGCTCATCGACGCGGCACAGGCCTGGGTGGACGACGACCCGGACCACGAGACCCGGGTCGAGCTCGGAACCGCCCTCGCCAAGGCGAAGCAGGGCGACGCGGCCGCGGTGGCCGACCTGGCAGACCGCTTCTCGGGCCTGCTGGAGTTCGGGACCGCCGGCCTGCGCGGCGCCCTCGGGGCCGGCCCGAACCGGATGAACCGCTCCGTGGTCATCCGCGCGGCTGCCGGGCTCACGGCATACCTCAAGGCCACGGCACCCGAGCCGTTCGTCGTCATCGGGTACGACGCCCGACGCAACTCCGACGTGTTCGCGCGCGACACCGCTGCCGTCGTCGTCGGGGCCGGAGGCCGGGCCGCGGTGCTGCCACACACCCTCCCGACGCCGGTGCTGGCGTTCGCGATCCGACACCTCGGTGCCGACGCCGGCGTCATGGTCACCGCGAGCCACAACCCACCCCAGGACAACGGCTACAAGGTCTATCTCGGCGACGGATCCCAGATCGTTCCGCCCGCCGACGTCGAGATCGGGCGCAAGATCGCGCGCATCGCGGCGGTGGCCGACGTCCCCCTGGCCGACGACGGCTGGGAGACGCTCGGGGACGACGTTCTCGCGGCCTACCTCGAGGCGACCGCGGCCGTAGTGGCCCCCGAGAGCCCCCGCGACCTGTCGGTCGTCCACACGGCCCTGCACGGCGTGGGCAGCGACACCCTGCTGCGGGTGTTCGACCTCGCCGGCTTCCCCGCCCCCACCCCGGTGGAGAGCCAGCAGCACCCTGACGCCGACTTCCCGACGGTCTCGTTCCCCAACCCAGAGGAGCCCGGGGCGATCGACGCGGCCCTCGACCTCGCCCGCTCCACCCATCCCGACCTCGTGCTCGCCAACGACCCCGATGCCGACCGCTGCGCCGTGGCCGTCCCCGACGGCGGCGAGTGGCACATGCTGCGCGGCGACGAGGTGGGCGCACTGCTGGGGTCGCACGTGCTGGAGCGCGGTGTCGACGACGACGCCGTCTTCGCGTGCTCGATCGTCTCCTCCCGGCTGCTCGCCGCGATGGCCTCGGCGGCCGGGATCCGCCACGAGGAGACCCTGACCGGGTTCAAGTGGATCGCGCGCGTCGAGGGACTGCGCTACGGCTACGAGGAGGCCCTCGGCTACTGCGTCGACCCCGGGCACGTCCGCGACAAGGACGGCGTCAGCGCCTGCCTGCTCATGGCCGAGCTGGCCGCCACCCTCAAGGCGCAGGGCCGCACCCTCACCGACCGGCTCGACGAGCTGGCGGTGGCCCATGGCGTGCATGCGACCGATGCGTTCTCGGTCCGGGTCGCCGACCTGTCGCTCATCGGCACCGTGATGGCCAGGCTGCGCGAGAACCCTCCCCAGGCCATCGCCGGCCTGTCCGTCGCCCGTGCCGACGACCTCGCGCTGGGCAGCGACCGCCTGCCACCGACCGACGGCCTGCGCTACTACCTCGAGGACAACTCGCGCGTCATCGTGCGCCCCTCGGGCACCGAGCCCAAGCTCAAGGTCTACCTCGAGGTCATCGAGCCGGTGGCCGACGCTGCAGCGCTCGCCGAGTCCAAGGCGGCTGCGGCGGCCCGGCTGGCACGCGTGCGCGAGGCCATGGGTGCGCTGACCACACTCTGA
- a CDS encoding aldehyde dehydrogenase family protein — translation MATFEYAPAPESRAVVDIKPSYGLFINGEFTESQGGSAFKSISPATEEVLAEISSASEADVDRAVAAARRAYAGVWGRMSGADRGKYLFRIARILQERAREFAVLESLDNGKPIKESRDVDVPLAAAHFFYHAGWADKLEYAGLGAGARAHGVVGQVIPWNFPLLMLAWKIAPALATGNTVVIKPAETTPLTALLFAEVVQQADLPPGVVNIITGAGATGQAIVDHPDIDKLAFTGSTGVGKMIARSIAGTRKKATLELGGKAANIVFDDAPLDQAVEGIVNGIFFNQGHVCCAGSRLLVQETIADEVEKRLKRRLATLRVGDPLDKNTDVGAINSKAQLQRITELTAAGEAEGAERWDTGCELPAKGFWFRPTVFTGVSQTHRIAQEEIFGPVLSVLTFRTPHEAVAKANNTPYGLSAGVWTEKGSRILWMADQLRAGVVWANTFNKFDPTSPFGGYKESGYGREGGRHGLSAYVTTESTR, via the coding sequence ATGGCCACGTTCGAGTACGCACCTGCTCCTGAGTCCCGGGCAGTCGTCGACATCAAGCCCTCCTACGGCTTGTTCATCAACGGTGAGTTCACCGAGTCACAGGGCGGGTCGGCGTTCAAGTCGATCAGCCCCGCCACCGAGGAGGTCCTCGCCGAGATCTCGTCTGCGAGCGAGGCCGACGTCGACCGCGCGGTCGCCGCGGCCCGGCGCGCCTATGCCGGTGTGTGGGGCCGGATGTCCGGCGCCGACCGCGGCAAGTACCTCTTCCGGATCGCGCGCATCCTCCAGGAGCGCGCCCGCGAGTTCGCGGTCCTCGAGAGCCTCGACAACGGCAAGCCGATCAAGGAGAGCCGCGACGTCGACGTGCCCCTCGCCGCCGCGCACTTCTTCTACCACGCGGGCTGGGCCGACAAGCTGGAGTATGCCGGGCTGGGCGCGGGCGCCCGCGCGCACGGCGTCGTCGGCCAGGTCATCCCGTGGAACTTCCCGCTGCTCATGCTGGCCTGGAAGATCGCCCCCGCGCTGGCCACGGGCAACACCGTGGTCATCAAGCCGGCCGAGACCACACCGCTGACCGCGTTGCTCTTCGCCGAGGTGGTCCAGCAGGCCGACCTGCCCCCGGGCGTCGTCAACATCATCACGGGGGCCGGCGCCACCGGCCAGGCCATCGTCGACCACCCCGACATCGACAAGCTGGCGTTCACCGGCTCCACGGGCGTCGGCAAGATGATCGCCCGCTCCATCGCCGGCACCCGCAAGAAGGCCACCCTCGAGCTCGGCGGCAAGGCCGCGAACATCGTCTTCGACGACGCGCCGCTCGACCAGGCCGTCGAGGGCATCGTCAACGGCATCTTCTTCAACCAGGGCCACGTCTGCTGCGCCGGGTCGCGACTGCTCGTCCAGGAGACCATCGCCGACGAGGTCGAGAAGCGACTCAAGCGTCGGCTGGCCACGCTGCGGGTCGGCGACCCGCTCGACAAGAACACCGACGTGGGCGCGATCAACTCCAAGGCGCAGCTGCAGCGCATCACCGAGCTGACCGCGGCCGGCGAGGCCGAGGGCGCCGAGCGCTGGGACACCGGCTGCGAGCTGCCGGCGAAGGGCTTCTGGTTCCGGCCGACCGTCTTCACCGGCGTCAGCCAGACCCACCGGATCGCCCAGGAGGAGATCTTCGGGCCGGTGCTGTCGGTGCTGACCTTCCGCACCCCCCACGAGGCCGTCGCCAAGGCCAACAACACGCCCTACGGCCTGTCGGCCGGTGTCTGGACCGAGAAGGGCTCGCGCATCCTCTGGATGGCCGACCAGCTGCGGGCCGGCGTCGTGTGGGCCAACACCTTCAACAAGTTCGACCCGACCAGCCCGTTCGGCGGGTACAAGGAGTCCGGCTACGGCCGCGAGGGCGGCCGCCACGGCCTGTCCGCCTACGTCACGACAGAAAGCACTCGGTGA
- a CDS encoding glycerophosphoryl diester phosphodiesterase membrane domain-containing protein yields MTEPQWVAPGTGAQPDPGPGPQYSPAPGPPYGPGAPGAAAPPLMMEFRPGIIPLRPLGLGDLYGAAVKAVRGNVGATVGLALVTTLIFLVPTTALGAWVSSLETAPQESESIPVLGMLGGYLPSVGTSLSSILLSGFLAFVIGQAIRGRRVSAAQTWEGTRGRLMPLVGATVVASLSIVAAVASLLVAPVLALVSAIQSGDPSTDPAGIIGAVLLVVGAGFVAAVVALYLSTRLAFVAPSVVLEQLGVGGGIRRSWRLTSGREFWRVLGIRLLTGIIVGIAAEVVTFPLSMLGTIGILGTGDPSRIYVWQAVVAGVSGLVAGALTTPFTAGVDALLYVDQRIRREGFDVRLIAAVQEDAGAPGRP; encoded by the coding sequence ATGACCGAACCGCAGTGGGTGGCCCCGGGAACGGGTGCCCAGCCCGACCCGGGCCCCGGACCTCAGTACAGCCCGGCACCCGGACCTCCGTACGGCCCTGGCGCGCCCGGGGCCGCGGCGCCCCCGCTGATGATGGAGTTCCGCCCGGGCATCATCCCGTTGCGCCCGCTCGGTCTCGGCGACCTCTACGGCGCGGCCGTCAAGGCGGTCCGCGGCAACGTCGGCGCCACCGTGGGACTCGCGCTGGTCACCACGCTCATCTTCCTTGTTCCCACCACCGCGCTCGGCGCGTGGGTCAGCTCACTCGAGACGGCGCCCCAGGAGTCCGAGTCGATCCCCGTCCTCGGCATGCTCGGCGGCTACCTCCCCAGCGTCGGCACCTCGCTGTCCTCGATCCTGCTGAGCGGGTTCCTCGCGTTCGTCATCGGGCAGGCGATCCGCGGGCGCCGGGTCAGCGCAGCCCAGACGTGGGAGGGCACGCGGGGTCGGCTGATGCCCCTGGTCGGCGCCACCGTCGTGGCCAGCCTGTCGATCGTCGCGGCCGTGGCCAGCCTGCTCGTCGCGCCGGTCCTCGCACTGGTCAGCGCCATCCAGTCGGGCGACCCCTCGACCGACCCCGCGGGGATCATCGGCGCGGTCCTGCTGGTGGTCGGGGCAGGGTTCGTCGCTGCCGTCGTGGCGCTGTACCTCTCGACCCGGCTGGCCTTCGTCGCGCCATCGGTGGTCCTCGAGCAGCTCGGCGTCGGTGGCGGCATCCGCCGGTCCTGGCGCTTGACCAGCGGTCGCGAGTTCTGGCGGGTGCTCGGCATCCGGCTCCTCACGGGGATCATCGTCGGGATCGCCGCCGAGGTCGTGACGTTCCCGCTGTCGATGCTCGGCACGATCGGCATCCTCGGCACGGGCGACCCATCCCGCATCTACGTCTGGCAGGCCGTCGTCGCCGGGGTCAGCGGCCTGGTCGCTGGCGCGCTCACCACCCCCTTCACCGCGGGCGTCGACGCGCTCCTCTACGTCGACCAGCGGATCCGTCGCGAGGGGTTCGACGTGCGGCTGATCGCCGCCGTCCAGGAGGATGCGGGAGCACCCGGACGTCCATGA
- a CDS encoding purine-nucleoside phosphorylase, whose protein sequence is MSEQSRTSAGAPDLSDPATDPFDVARAAAAVIAERTGTERHDVALVLGSGWGQTGDLIGETLTTIDNADVPGFAKAAVAGHSGTMRSVAIGDTGRRALVYGTRTHFYEGKGVRSVVHAVRTAAAAGCSTIVLTNGCGGLNPAWSPGTPVLIRDHLNLTAHSPIEGANFVDLTDLYSPRLRALAREVDADLDEGVYVQFRGPHYETPAEVQMAKILGGDLVGMSTTLEAIAARQAGLEVLGISLVTNLAAGISDQPLSHQEVLEAGQAAAERCGRLLAAVVATI, encoded by the coding sequence GTGAGCGAGCAGAGCCGCACGTCAGCCGGCGCCCCCGACCTGTCCGACCCCGCGACCGACCCCTTCGACGTCGCCCGAGCCGCCGCGGCGGTCATCGCGGAACGCACCGGGACCGAGCGCCATGACGTGGCGCTCGTGCTGGGCTCCGGCTGGGGCCAGACCGGCGACCTCATCGGCGAGACGCTGACCACGATCGACAACGCCGACGTCCCCGGCTTCGCCAAGGCCGCCGTGGCAGGCCACTCCGGCACCATGCGCTCGGTGGCCATCGGTGACACCGGTCGCCGCGCCCTGGTCTACGGCACGCGCACCCACTTCTACGAGGGCAAGGGTGTCCGCTCGGTCGTCCACGCGGTGCGCACGGCCGCCGCGGCCGGCTGTTCCACCATCGTCCTCACCAACGGCTGCGGAGGGCTCAACCCGGCGTGGTCGCCGGGCACCCCGGTCCTCATCCGCGACCACCTCAACCTCACCGCCCACTCCCCGATCGAGGGCGCGAACTTCGTCGACCTCACCGACCTCTACTCGCCCCGGCTGCGTGCCCTGGCCCGCGAGGTCGACGCCGACCTCGACGAGGGCGTCTACGTCCAGTTCCGCGGCCCGCACTACGAGACGCCTGCCGAGGTGCAGATGGCCAAGATCCTCGGGGGTGACCTCGTGGGCATGTCGACGACGCTGGAAGCCATCGCTGCCCGTCAGGCCGGCCTCGAGGTGCTGGGCATCTCCCTCGTGACCAACCTCGCCGCCGGGATCAGCGACCAGCCACTGTCGCACCAGGAGGTCCTCGAGGCGGGCCAGGCAGCTGCCGAGCGCTGCGGCCGGCTCCTGGCCGCCGTCGTCGCCACGATCTGA
- a CDS encoding ABC transporter ATP-binding protein, which produces MSALSAPSASAGVGVELTGLRRTYGPVVALDDLTLHLAPGELVALLGPSGCGKTTALRCLAGLEDPDAGRIEVGGKDITRVPTNRRDMGMVFQAYSLFPHLTARQNVEFGLQLRGHAAERRRKRTAEMLELVGLSSQADRYAHQMSGGQQQRVALARALAIEPQVLLLDEPLSALDAKVRVQLRDEIRRIQLDVGTTTLFVTHDQEEALAVADRVGVMRSGSLEQIAPPQELYSQPATEFVADFVGVTNRLRGTASGDGATVLGAAVPLLPGSASAGPVTVLVRPEHLAVQSGPTGGDGDGAGTVVSASFLGAHGRVVVSVPAAGRDGADTVLVQVPSATVAQFSPGDPVNVRPTGVPALAVAAD; this is translated from the coding sequence ATGAGTGCCCTGAGTGCCCCGAGTGCATCCGCCGGCGTCGGCGTCGAGCTCACCGGGCTGCGCCGGACCTACGGTCCGGTCGTCGCCCTCGACGACCTCACCCTGCACCTCGCTCCTGGCGAGCTCGTCGCACTGCTCGGCCCCTCCGGCTGTGGCAAGACGACGGCGCTGCGATGCCTGGCCGGTCTGGAGGACCCGGACGCCGGCCGGATCGAGGTGGGCGGCAAGGACATCACCCGCGTTCCGACCAACCGGCGCGACATGGGGATGGTCTTCCAGGCGTACAGCCTCTTTCCCCACCTCACGGCGCGGCAGAACGTCGAGTTCGGCCTCCAGCTGCGCGGCCACGCCGCTGAGCGACGTCGCAAGCGGACCGCCGAGATGCTCGAGCTGGTGGGCCTCTCGAGCCAGGCCGACCGGTACGCCCACCAGATGTCGGGCGGTCAGCAGCAGCGGGTCGCCCTGGCCCGCGCCCTGGCCATCGAGCCGCAGGTCCTGCTCCTCGACGAGCCGCTCTCGGCCCTCGACGCCAAGGTCCGCGTGCAGCTGCGCGACGAGATCCGGCGCATCCAGCTCGATGTCGGCACGACCACGCTGTTCGTCACCCACGACCAGGAGGAGGCGCTGGCCGTCGCCGACCGGGTCGGCGTGATGCGCAGTGGCAGCCTCGAGCAGATCGCCCCACCCCAGGAGCTGTACTCCCAGCCGGCGACCGAGTTCGTGGCGGACTTCGTCGGCGTGACCAACCGGCTGCGTGGCACGGCGTCCGGCGACGGCGCCACCGTGCTGGGGGCGGCGGTCCCGCTGCTGCCCGGTTCGGCGTCGGCCGGGCCGGTCACGGTGCTCGTCCGGCCGGAGCACCTCGCCGTGCAGTCCGGCCCGACCGGTGGCGACGGCGACGGCGCCGGCACCGTCGTGAGCGCCAGCTTCCTCGGTGCACACGGACGAGTCGTGGTGTCCGTGCCGGCCGCTGGGCGGGACGGCGCGGACACCGTCCTCGTGCAGGTGCCGAGCGCGACGGTGGCCCAGTTCAGCCCGGGTGACCCCGTCAACGTCCGGCCGACCGGCGTCCCCGCCCTGGCGGTGGCCGCCGACTGA
- the deoC gene encoding deoxyribose-phosphate aldolase has protein sequence MSTSSTVAPAAPSVDATARARDLLGVSRLTNSALTSWLHGLPGVDQVGCESRAAGLGSRSIKTTAKAWGIDTAISMIDLTTLEGADTAGKVRGLCAKAISPDPTDPATPRPAAICVYGDMVPVAKAALGASGVKVAAVATAFPSGRALMPVKLADTRDAVAAGADEIDMVIDRGAFLSGDYLGVFREIAEVKEACGSARLKVIMETGELVTYDNVRRASWLCMLAGGDFIKTSTGKVSPAATLPVTLVMLEAVRDWRETTGEMVGVKPAGGIRTSKDALKFLVAVSEVAGDDWLDPYWFRFGASSLLNDLLLQRQKLATGAYSGPDYVTDDSPSLY, from the coding sequence GTGAGCACCTCCTCCACCGTCGCCCCGGCAGCCCCCTCGGTCGACGCGACCGCCCGGGCGCGCGACCTCCTCGGCGTCTCCCGCCTGACGAACTCCGCCCTGACCAGCTGGCTCCACGGCCTGCCCGGCGTCGACCAGGTCGGGTGCGAGAGCCGCGCCGCCGGGCTCGGGTCGCGGTCGATCAAGACCACCGCGAAGGCGTGGGGCATCGACACCGCGATCTCGATGATCGACCTCACCACCCTCGAGGGCGCCGACACGGCGGGCAAGGTCCGCGGCCTGTGCGCCAAGGCGATCAGCCCCGACCCCACCGACCCCGCGACGCCCCGGCCCGCGGCGATCTGCGTGTACGGCGACATGGTCCCCGTGGCCAAGGCAGCCCTCGGTGCGAGCGGCGTCAAGGTGGCCGCCGTCGCGACAGCCTTTCCCAGCGGCCGGGCCCTGATGCCGGTCAAGCTCGCCGACACCCGCGACGCCGTGGCGGCGGGGGCCGACGAGATCGACATGGTCATCGACCGCGGCGCGTTCCTCTCGGGCGACTACCTCGGCGTGTTCCGCGAGATCGCCGAGGTCAAGGAGGCCTGCGGGTCGGCCCGCCTCAAGGTGATCATGGAGACCGGCGAGCTCGTCACCTACGACAACGTCCGCCGCGCCTCGTGGCTGTGCATGCTCGCCGGCGGCGACTTCATCAAGACCTCCACGGGCAAGGTGTCCCCCGCCGCCACCCTCCCGGTGACCCTCGTCATGCTCGAGGCCGTCCGCGACTGGCGCGAGACCACCGGCGAGATGGTCGGCGTGAAGCCCGCGGGCGGCATACGCACCAGCAAGGACGCCCTGAAGTTCCTCGTCGCGGTCAGCGAGGTGGCCGGCGACGACTGGCTCGACCCGTACTGGTTCCGCTTCGGCGCCTCCAGCCTGCTCAACGACCTGCTGCTCCAGCGCCAGAAGCTCGCGACCGGCGCCTACTCCGGGCCCGACTACGTCACCGACGACTCGCCCAGCCTCTACTGA